The region CTCTGTGGTACGTTCCTTGTTGACAGCCTTGTTCTGTCTGAGGTAAGCGGACTTTTTGTCATTTCGGCGTTGATCCTTGGCCCACACATAGACCAGAGCCCGTCCGCCAGGACGCAGAACCCTTGCCATTTCTCGCAAAGCAGCCAAACGACGCTCTCCTGTGGCCAAGTGATGGATCACGGCTATGCTTATGCACCCGTCGATGCTGGAAGTGCGCACTGGAACACTGAGACAGTCGCAACGGAATACGTTTTGTCCTTTACTGCAACCCACGGACAGCAGACCTTGCGCCCGATCGCAACCTATGGTTAGAATCTGGGGATTACACCCGAGGTATTTTCCATTCCCGCAGCCGACATCTAGTACCACAGATTGCGACTCAAAGCTCTCCAGAAATTGGGCAACTTGTGGCCAGGGCGAGTGTCTTGTTTCACTGAAGTGATCTGCTATTTTATCGTAGACTTCGTGGACATTTTGCTGCTCCAAACTAACAGCTTGCTCTGCCAGAGTGGAAGATAGCTCCAGTGGTGCTTTCGTTTGTCGCGTGTCACAAAGAGTGGGATAAGCACAGTTACAGGGGCTTCTCCGCAAGCGCCGGAAGGTCAGAGAAGTTCTCTTTCCTCGAGGCTGCGTGGTCAGTCCCCCTGATGCGCTGGGCACCACATCGATGTGTTTTGGTCTGATACCATGAGTCCAATCATAGCGGGCCTCACCGGACATTACCAGCAAGGAACGACGTGGCAGTCTAACCTGAACATGCTCCTCTCCTCGTCGGAAGTCCATCACCACTTCGGATTGCAGAGATAGGGATAATATTGGATTCAAAAAGGCACTATGGGTATCAACATGAGGAGGTATGCCGTGCCCCGGTTCGTATTCATTTACCGTCAGCTGGTCCGGAGTACTCCAGTCCCAGGTAGAGGCAGTGCTTTCAAGTCGAGGCCATAAAATATCACAGGCAGATGGTATGGGCTGTTCTAATGGTTTCGAAGGATCCACATTATTGCTGCCATAAAGGAACTCATAACCAAAGTGCTTCACTTTTCTATGCTTTAGGGTACCGCCTTCGGTGCTTCTTCCATCCTCAGAAATCGACTTAAGCAGCTCTGATTCCTCCTGTTCGCTTACAAAGTCGGGCATTACTTGCAGACCGTTGGGAAGTGGGCTATTCCAGTCACTTTTCCCCGCCAGAGCCGGTAATTCCTTCACATAACTCAGGTAAGCGACTGCTCCTTGCTGTCCAATGGTTGAGATATTGTGCATACCCAGGTATATGAGCCGGGAATCATCCAGGGTGGAACAGACCAAGAAACAGTAGGATTTTCCGGGCAGCATTACTACCTCCGTGACTTTTCCACCTGTCTTTGATGTCGCATCCAGAAGGCACTCCTCTGTGAGTCCATTGCTGAGGCCCACGTTGAGGACAGCTAGGTATATGGTGGGCTCCTCACTGGAGGACACTTGGCAGTCACTTTTGATGATTGCCAGGCATCTGCGTTGCTTTTTATCGGCCTTTTTGGCactgtttacatttttatgcTCCTCAACGTGCATCTTGAACCCAGTGTGACCAAATTAAAACACGGATTTGAAATCACTGGATAGCAGTTCAAGAAGGTGACGAAATAAAAACCCTCCAAattaaaatacttttatttaaaatttaaattaatacttTTCCTTGTAATATATTTTGactttgtgttttgtttttggtaaaTAGTTTACAGTTCTCTGTACTAAATACAAGAGCaagtttcaaaaatataactaaaatataaaaaccaatatttttttataattttgaatCGCAAACGCAAATGCATTTatgataaaatatttgtatttcataCTTTTATCGTCCTAACCTATGACCTACACTAGAGGAAAATGAAAGTCTTATGGTAAAATATGGGTGAGAGCTTTTCCTACCAGACACGGTCAATCATACTGTTATCCTGTGGTTTTTGGTTCATGGTAGTCAGTTGCTGATGATAGTTGCGCATCTGGTTGCTGCGACGTGGCTGCGCCAGATACTCAAACATACTCTGTAGGTGCTGCGACAACATCTTGCTGAGGTCGCTGGGCATGGGATCAGTCCAGAAGAAGTCATGATTTAGGGCAGTGTCAGCATCAATTCGTTTCTTTGGATCAAGAGTCAGTAGCTTGTCAAGCAGATCACAGCCAGTGGGATCCTTGACATATGGCCGCAAACGCTCTTTAACGCGTCGCTTCTGGTTCTTTGGCAATTCAATACTCTTGTACAGCTCCAGTTCCTCGACGCCGGGCCAAACGTCTGGTGTGAACGAGCCGCACAGCTGCGAAATGAAGGTCAGTTGCTGCTGTTCCGTGTTTCCCTGCATGATAGGGGAGCGCGTCCACATCTCGGCCATGATGCAGCCAGCGCCCCACATGTCTACGGGTGGGCCGTAATTGCGGTCGCCCAACAGCAGCTCTGGGGGACGGTACCACAGAGTTACCACGCGATTGGTGTATCGATTTTTACTCTCATTTTTGGGAATGCTGAAGGCACGAGCCAAACCAAAGTCAGCCAGTTTTAAAATACCATGTTTGGTAATCAGTACATTGGCGGCCTTCATATCACGATGGAGAATCTGTGTAAAACGGGGATTGAATATGAAAGAATTCTGAAGATGTCCTCTTCTTACCTTGTTGCTGTGAATGTAGTACAGGCCGTTGAGCAGCTGCTGCATCACCTTCTTGATCTCGCCCAGACTGAACTTCACGTTCATGTTGGACAACAGACCAGCCAAATCGTGCTCGCAGAAATCAAAGACCAGGTAAAAGGTGGACCTGTAGCCATTAGTGGCCGTAGCCTTGGTGCGGCAGATCTCGATAAGGTTAACCACATTCTCGTGCTTCAGAAGTTGTAGGATGCGGATCTCACGCAATGCCGTGATTGGAAACTGCAGAAATAATACGATATACACAGACTGTACACAATCCTGATTTACTGAACACTTACACCCTCCTTTTCATTGTCCATCAGCACCTTCTTCATTGCCACGAACTTCTTGTTGCTTTTCTTCTCTCGGGCCTTGAACACCTCCCTGGCAGAGATTTATAGTTAAAACAAAGGAAGTTAGGAAGGAAGCATAACTTACCCAAAGGTGCCCTGGCCAATTTTGGCCACCTTCTCATATTTATTGCTCTCGTCACAGTAAGGAAAATCGTAGTCTTCAATGTACTTTTGTTTCTCCATTAGGGACATAGTTCTTGATGAGCTGGAGCCGACACTAGAAGGCGTTGACGGCTGTTGAGACAGCATGTGAGACATGTGTGCCATTGTGAAATATGTCAGTAAATGATTTCACAACTTAGGATAAGCAAAAAACGAAATAGGAGACGCAAAATATGAGAAATCAGCAACAATTGTTGGTGCAGCTGTTTACTAAGAAATAGTGATGGTATTTTACCGATagaaatatcgatatatcgaaaTATCGCAATCAGTGGGGCTGCCATATTGGGTAAACTTTGGCCAGCTGGTGTTGATTTTCTGTCCACCCTGGCCGTGATATAACCTATTGTTTTGGCCTCCGAAAAAATTAGATTTTATGAATAAACTACTGAATGTAGCGCAGGCAGTGCCGCGCCAATTCGTTCGCGAGTATGCGTTCAAGTCGGACCTGAAAATAAAGTGGGTGCGACCCGAAAAGATCGCCTGCTATAAGCCGGAGAAGAGTGGCGATTTGAGCAAGTTGCCCCCGTTGAAGGGGGACGAGCTCTTGCCGGAATTCAGGGACTGCAAGGAGCTGGAAAAGTAAGTGGTCTGGCCACAAACAAAGATCCTATTCATTTTTACTTCTCTTTTAGAGCCGACAACACGGTCAAGTCTCTGTTCATGCTGAGCAACAATGCGAATTACTTGACCACCAAACATTACCGCAATGAAATGGTTAAAGATGTACAGAGACATGCCCAGGACTATGGCTCCGTTGAAGCTAAATGTAGGTATTCCTTAAGGTCTccctttcttcaaaaataatgtCCATTATATTTTAGTGGCCAACATGACTGCTTTGATCCGCCGATACCAAGAGCGCATGGAGTCCCATCCTCGCGACAAGATGATTAAAGTTCGGCTAAAGGAACTCATAGACAAACGCAAGAAGTTCCTTAAATACCTGAGGCGCTGGGACTATGCCCGCTTCGAGTGGATCCTCGAAAAACTCGATCTTGTGTACAAGCCACCACCTGAACATTTCCATTGGATTACGAGGAAAGAATCACTGCAGAAATTGACCGATTCCTACTGCGAAAACCTAAAGGAAGAGCGGCTAGAGGCCTACCACAAGCAGTTGCAGGCCCAGCAGATACCGTTTTTGGAGGAGGCCATCAAGAAGATGGAGTTCGTGCGTCAAGAACAGATATCTTGCGATGTTCCAGTCACTGTCACGGAAGAGCAGATAGCTGATTCCAAAAAGCAACTCGCCCAGCTGAGGGAACTGCGTCAGGCTGAGGAGGCGGCCAAAACTAGGAAACAGGATGAAGATTCTTTTAATTAGGCCCGCATTTAATGTTACGGAGTCTTACAATAAACGTAATTTTTGTTCTTAAATCAtattttttgcataatttttataGTAAATTGGACATCCTACCTCGTGTCATGTCGTTTCGAGAGCAGCACAGActggcaaataaataaacgagCAATATAATTCGCCCGCAAGAAATGTGTGATAGTAAATGTGAAATATAAGACAATTGCTAAAAGATTGTTGGTGTGGCTAGCGCCTGCCTGGTGATCCTGGCCTGCGCTTACCACCATCGCCACCGCTGCTAGAGCTACTCGAGCTGCTCGATGACGAATCGCTGCTGCTCGACGAACTGGACGATGACGAGGACACAGAGGAAGAGGAGTCTCGCGATGTGCGCTTTCTGCGATCCTTTGCTTCCTTCTCTCCATTGCCCGTAGGCGCTTTACTTTTCAAATCCGTCGAGGTGACTTCGTCGTCGCCCCACAGATCGTACTTGGAAAGATCCTCGTCATCTCCATCTTCATCGTCCTCatcatcctcctcctcttctttCTCATCATTGCGGCTGGACCTCCTGGCCCGTTTTGAATTCTCATGGTTATCGTTTTGTTTCCGTTTCTTTCTCCGTCCAAATTCGTCATACTCGCTGTCCGAATCCGCCCGGTCCTTGTACTCAACAACACCTCGGTCGTTGTAGCCTCCGCCGAAACCTGAAAAACATTCCTGTCAGAGTGAGGAGCTGCAGGGGTCTTATTGGCGCTTACCAGTTCGCTCCTCCACATCCGAGAACTTTGGGGCATTGCACATGTTGCAGGTCTGGCGTCGAGCCCAGTTGACATTGGCGCACTTACTGCACTGCCAGTCCTCAGCGCTGAACAGGCCCCTTGACTTGTCTGCCGCCGCCTTG is a window of Drosophila bipectinata strain 14024-0381.07 chromosome 2R, DbipHiC1v2, whole genome shotgun sequence DNA encoding:
- the LOC108121278 gene encoding tRNA (carboxymethyluridine(34)-5-O)-methyltransferase ALKBH8 is translated as MHVEEHKNVNSAKKADKKQRRCLAIIKSDCQVSSSEEPTIYLAVLNVGLSNGLTEECLLDATSKTGGKVTEVVMLPGKSYCFLVCSTLDDSRLIYLGMHNISTIGQQGAVAYLSYVKELPALAGKSDWNSPLPNGLQVMPDFVSEQEESELLKSISEDGRSTEGGTLKHRKVKHFGYEFLYGSNNVDPSKPLEQPIPSACDILWPRLESTASTWDWSTPDQLTVNEYEPGHGIPPHVDTHSAFLNPILSLSLQSEVVMDFRRGEEHVQVRLPRRSLLVMSGEARYDWTHGIRPKHIDVVPSASGGLTTQPRGKRTSLTFRRLRRSPCNCAYPTLCDTRQTKAPLELSSTLAEQAVSLEQQNVHEVYDKIADHFSETRHSPWPQVAQFLESFESQSVVLDVGCGNGKYLGCNPQILTIGCDRAQGLLSVGCSKGQNVFRCDCLSVPVRTSSIDGCISIAVIHHLATGERRLAALREMARVLRPGGRALVYVWAKDQRRNDKKSAYLRQNKAVNKERTTEQLQRQKQQHELEQLPNNTPLPVHTNRTEFQQQDVLVPWKTKDEQRTTFLRYYHVFEEQELENLVSQLPEVQLIKSYYDQGNHCVIFEKISQGTA
- the Cdk9 gene encoding cyclin-dependent kinase 9; translation: MAHMSHMLSQQPSTPSSVGSSSSRTMSLMEKQKYIEDYDFPYCDESNKYEKVAKIGQGTFGEVFKAREKKSNKKFVAMKKVLMDNEKEGFPITALREIRILQLLKHENVVNLIEICRTKATATNGYRSTFYLVFDFCEHDLAGLLSNMNVKFSLGEIKKVMQQLLNGLYYIHSNKILHRDMKAANVLITKHGILKLADFGLARAFSIPKNESKNRYTNRVVTLWYRPPELLLGDRNYGPPVDMWGAGCIMAEMWTRSPIMQGNTEQQQLTFISQLCGSFTPDVWPGVEELELYKSIELPKNQKRRVKERLRPYVKDPTGCDLLDKLLTLDPKKRIDADTALNHDFFWTDPMPSDLSKMLSQHLQSMFEYLAQPRRSNQMRNYHQQLTTMNQKPQDNSMIDRVW
- the bonsai gene encoding small ribosomal subunit protein uS15m, with translation MNKLLNVAQAVPRQFVREYAFKSDLKIKWVRPEKIACYKPEKSGDLSKLPPLKGDELLPEFRDCKELEKADNTVKSLFMLSNNANYLTTKHYRNEMVKDVQRHAQDYGSVEAKLANMTALIRRYQERMESHPRDKMIKVRLKELIDKRKKFLKYLRRWDYARFEWILEKLDLVYKPPPEHFHWITRKESLQKLTDSYCENLKEERLEAYHKQLQAQQIPFLEEAIKKMEFVRQEQISCDVPVTVTEEQIADSKKQLAQLRELRQAEEAAKTRKQDEDSFN
- the LOC108121299 gene encoding zinc finger Ran-binding domain-containing protein 2 is translated as MSSSNGGGGSSGGGGGVASAGDWICPDYDCRHLNFARRMQCNKCDRERDGGDKPERERDRDRDRDRDRGNGSSSSSSSSSKKKLGTEIGKAAADKSRGLFSAEDWQCSKCANVNWARRQTCNMCNAPKFSDVEERTGFGGGYNDRGVVEYKDRADSDSEYDEFGRRKKRKQNDNHENSKRARRSSRNDEKEEEEDDEDDEDGDDEDLSKYDLWGDDEVTSTDLKSKAPTGNGEKEAKDRRKRTSRDSSSSVSSSSSSSSSSSDSSSSSSSSSSSGGDGGKRRPGSPGRR